The sequence below is a genomic window from Tenacibaculum tangerinum.
CACGGTAAGTACTTCTATAATGGTAAGTTAAAACCTATGATTTTTGGTAAATAACACTAAAACGATTGAAGATGATAAACTATAAAAATACAACCATAAACTTATTATGCCTAGCATGTCTTATAGCGGGCACGGTATATGGTCAAACGGTAAATACGGGTAATATCGTGGTAAAGTCAGCTACTCAGTTTAGTGTTGTAGACGATTTTACGAACAATTCAGGGGCTGAATTTATAAACGATGGAGAGTCTTTTTTTTACAGTGATTTTACCAACAATGGTGTGGTAGATTATATTGCAGGGGGGCTTACTCGTATGGAAGGAATGAATCAACAACTCATAACAAGCCCCGTACCTAGCTACTTTTTTAATTTGTTATTTAACAACAGCTCAGGTTTGGAAAAAGCAATAGACCTATCGGGTACGATAGAAGTAACCCAAGAAGTTGATTTTACCGAAGGGATTGTTAACACGATTGATAACGACGGTTTGTTCATCATACAAAACGGAGGGTTTGTAAGCAATACCAGCGATCTTAGTTTTGTAGATGGCTTTATTACCAAAGAAGGAAATAGCAATTTTACTTTTCCCATTGGAGACGCAATGTTTTATAGGTATGCAGGTATAAGTTCCCCAGCTTTTACTTCGGCTCTTTATAAAAGCCGATATGTTTATAAAGACCCAGAAAATCCATATCCTGCCGAATTTAGGATAGGGAACATTATTCTTATGAATGAAGATGAATACTGGTTGTTAGATAACAATCAAGAAAATGAAACCTTAGATGTGACACTTTCATGGGATGAGAGTAAAACGACCCCTATTGAGATAGTTGCGAACCCCGAAGGTATTCGTATGGCGCGTTGGGATTTTGATGCAAATGCGTGGCGAGATGTAGGTGGTACGGTAGACGTTGCTAACCGCACCGTAACCTCACGACAAACAATTAATGGTTTAGCGGTATTTACCATTGCAGGAGCCGATTTAGATATTGTGCTTCCAGATAACGTGGTTGTTTGGAATGCAGTTTCTACCATTGGCGATGGTAAAAACGATTACTTTTTTATAGAAGGTATAGAAAAACTACCCAATAATAGGCTAGAGATTTACAATCGTTGGGGTACGCTAGTCTTTAAAACATCAGACTACGATACCGAGG
It includes:
- a CDS encoding gliding motility-associated C-terminal domain-containing protein; translated protein: MINYKNTTINLLCLACLIAGTVYGQTVNTGNIVVKSATQFSVVDDFTNNSGAEFINDGESFFYSDFTNNGVVDYIAGGLTRMEGMNQQLITSPVPSYFFNLLFNNSSGLEKAIDLSGTIEVTQEVDFTEGIVNTIDNDGLFIIQNGGFVSNTSDLSFVDGFITKEGNSNFTFPIGDAMFYRYAGISSPAFTSALYKSRYVYKDPENPYPAEFRIGNIILMNEDEYWLLDNNQENETLDVTLSWDESKTTPIEIVANPEGIRMARWDFDANAWRDVGGTVDVANRTVTSRQTINGLAVFTIAGADLDIVLPDNVVVWNAVSTIGDGKNDYFFIEGIEKLPNNRLEIYNRWGTLVFKTSDYDTEGNVFRGYAQGRSDTLLPSGTYFYVLTYDSTSSGRVKKAGFLYLSTD